In Limanda limanda chromosome 21, fLimLim1.1, whole genome shotgun sequence, a genomic segment contains:
- the mapta gene encoding LOW QUALITY PROTEIN: microtubule-associated protein tau (The sequence of the model RefSeq protein was modified relative to this genomic sequence to represent the inferred CDS: substituted 2 bases at 2 genomic stop codons) — translation MDYTNNSSNSHGPGDTVTSSLAGMSVNDQNSQENGVQMGHRSPGDAKMKAETSAEVVGAEAASQLTEEEGPLAPAAASTAQAKMDNGAAEKTQTAASPPSVITRPSVVAKGNKTQAPPRNVHSSIPVKASSPGPRPPGTGAKFQSPGPKISVRTGAQPASAKKPPTPKNEKDAMSGPSSPGAPKSPSGKAASAKAAAEANKVKKVAVVRSTPKSPGSLKSRPPAPLAAAAPIPDLKNIRSKVGSTDNIKHQPGGGKVQILDKKLEFGDVQARCGSKDNLKHTPGGGKVKVLYQKVDXRNVQSVVXNDNDFTRAPGGVNVQILEKKLDLSNVQARCGSKDNIKHVPGGGNVQIVHKKIDLSTVQSKCGSKDNIRHKPGGGNVEIKNEKVEFKGQSKVGSLGNIGHVPGGGQRRIESHKLSFREQARARTDHGAEIVSLEDSPHQLSTVSSSGSLNMADSPQLSTLADQVSASLAKQGL, via the exons ATGGACTACACGAACAACTCCTCCAACAGCCACGGCCCCGGAGACACCGTGACCTCCTCCTTAGCCGGCATGAGCGTCAACGACCAGAACAGCCAGGAGAACGGCGTCCAGATGGGACACAGAAGCCCCGGAGACGCCAAAATGAAAG CAGAAACGTCTGCTGAGGTCGTCGGAGCAGAAGCAGCGTCTCAGCTCACAGAAGAGGAGGGGCCGCTCG caccagcagcagcttccacaG ctcaAGCAAAGATGGATAACGGCGCCGCAGAGAAG ACTCAAACTGCCGCCTCACCACCGTCCGTCATTACAAGGCCGTCCGTAGTCGCCAAGGGCAACAAAACACAAGCGCCCCCCCGAAACGTCCACAGCTCCATCCCCGTTAAAGCCAGCAGCCCAGGGCCCAGGCCGCCCGGA ACTGGTGCAAAGTTTCAATCCCCAGGACCCAAGATTTCTGTGAGAACTGGAGCTCAACCAG CTAGTGCCAAGAAACCTCCCActccaaaaaatgaaaaag ACGCCATGAGTGGACCCAGCAGCCCCGGAGCTCCCAAGTCCCCGTCGGGCAAAGCAGCTTCTGCCAAGGCGGCGGCCGAGGCCAACAAGGTGAAGAAGGTGGCGGTGGTTCGCTCAACGCCCAAATCCCCGGGCTCGCTGAAGAGCCGCCCGCCGGCGCCTCTGGCCGCCGCCGCGCCCATCCCCGACCTGAAGAACATCAGGTCCAAGGTCGGCTCCACAGACAACATCAAGCACCAGCCTGGAGGTGGAAAG GTTCAGATCCTGGATAAGAAGCTGGAGTTCGGTGACGTCCAGGCTCGCTGCGGCTCTAAAGACAACCTGAAGCACACGCCCGGAGGAGGCAAGGTGA AAGTCCTTTATCAGAAGGTGGATTAAAGAAATGTCCAGTCTGTAGTTTGA AATGATAATGATTTCACACGTGCACCCGGAGGTGTTAAT GTACAAATTCTTGAAAAGAAGTTGGACTTAAGCAATGTGCAGGCCCGGTGCGGCTCCAAAGATAATATAAAACATGTGCCCGGTGGAGGAAAT GTTCAAATTGTGCACAAAAAGATTGACCTGAGCACCGTTCAGTCGAAATGTGGATCGAAAGACAACATCCGTCACAAACCAG gcGGTGGAAACGTGGAGATCAAAAACGAGAAGGTGGAGTTCAAGGGTCAGTCCAAGGTCGGTTCTCTTGGAAACATCGGCCACGTCCccggaggaggacagagacgg ATTGAAAGCCACAAGCTGAGTTTCCGCGAGCAGGCCCGGGCTCGCACCGACCACGGCGCCGAGATCGTGTCCTTGGAAGACTCCCCCCACCAGCTCAGCACCGTGTCCTCCTCCGGCAGCCTCAACATGGCCGACTCCCCGCAGCTCTCCACGCTGGCCGACCAGGTGTCCGCCTCCCTGGCCAAACAGGGCTTGTGA